In the genome of Myxococcus stipitatus, one region contains:
- the meaB gene encoding methylmalonyl Co-A mutase-associated GTPase MeaB, translating into MKLLSADAYVEGVRSGDRAVLARAITLVESGHPRHQALAQDVLTRLLPFTGGSRRVGISGVPGVGKSTFIDALGMHLVGEGRRVAVLAIDPSSTISGGSILGDKTRMARLSRETAAYIRPSPSSGTLGGVARKTRETLLLCEAAGFDVVLVETVGVGQSETVVADMVDFYLVLMLSGAGDELQGIKRGILEVADMLAINKADGDNLPRAERARSELRAALHLMRPGHEPVVTTCSAIEGTGVAALWSALEERVARSVASGALEERRRAQQVGWMWAMVQDGLRAALHANPTVAALVPMLETEVREGRSTPTSAALRVLGAFLPESRA; encoded by the coding sequence GTGAAGCTGCTGTCGGCGGACGCATACGTGGAAGGCGTCCGCTCGGGCGACCGGGCCGTGCTCGCCCGCGCCATCACCCTGGTGGAGAGCGGGCATCCGCGCCACCAGGCGCTCGCGCAGGACGTGCTCACCCGGCTGCTCCCCTTCACGGGCGGCAGCCGTCGCGTGGGCATCAGCGGCGTGCCGGGCGTGGGCAAGAGCACCTTCATCGACGCGCTGGGCATGCACCTGGTGGGCGAAGGGCGCCGCGTGGCGGTACTCGCCATCGACCCGTCGAGCACCATCTCCGGCGGCAGCATCCTGGGTGACAAGACCCGCATGGCCCGGCTGTCGCGCGAGACGGCGGCGTACATCCGGCCCAGTCCCTCCAGCGGCACGCTGGGCGGCGTCGCCCGGAAGACGCGCGAGACGCTGCTGCTGTGCGAGGCCGCGGGCTTCGACGTGGTGCTGGTGGAGACCGTCGGCGTGGGCCAGTCGGAGACGGTGGTCGCCGACATGGTGGACTTCTACCTGGTGCTGATGCTCTCGGGTGCGGGTGACGAGCTCCAGGGCATCAAGCGCGGCATCCTTGAAGTGGCGGACATGCTTGCCATCAACAAAGCCGATGGCGACAACCTCCCGCGAGCCGAGCGCGCCCGCTCCGAGCTGCGCGCCGCGCTGCACCTGATGCGTCCGGGACATGAGCCCGTCGTCACGACGTGCAGTGCCATCGAGGGCACGGGCGTCGCGGCGCTCTGGAGCGCGCTGGAGGAGCGGGTCGCCCGGAGCGTCGCCTCCGGAGCGCTGGAAGAGCGGCGGCGCGCGCAGCAAGTGGGCTGGATGTGGGCCATGGTGCAGGACGGCCTGCGAGCGGCCCTGCATGCGAACCCCACGGTGGCCGCCCTGGTCCCCATGCTGGAGACCGAGGTGCGAGAAGGCCGTTCGACACCCACGTCCGCCGCACTGCGTGTCCTGGGTGCGTTCCTCCCCGAATCGAGGGCTTGA
- the scpA gene encoding methylmalonyl-CoA mutase gives MRTHVPNFSSIDFDAPETQAPASVVDTQRGRAQATTRAAEHWDTPEGIPVKPVYTREDLADVEHLGSLPGLAPFVRGPYSTMYVQQPWTVRQYAGFSTAEASNAFYRRNLAAGQKGLSIAFDLATHRGYDSDHPRVAGDVGMAGVAIDSIKDMRILFDRIPLDQMSVSMTMNGAVLPILALYVVAAEEQGVRPEQLSGTIQNDILKEFMVRNTYIYPPGPSMRIIGDIFRFTAEKMPRFNSISISGYHMQEAGATQDLELGYTLADGVEYVRAGLAAGLDVDAFAPRLSFFWAIGMNFFMEVAKMRAARMIWARLLKGFKPRSDKSLALRTHSQTSGWSLTAQDVFNNVVRTCVEAMAATQGHTQSLHTNSLDEAIALPTDFSARIARNTQLYLQLESGTTRVIDPWGGSYYVERLTHELARKAWGHIQEVEALGGMTKAIEAGLPKLRIEEAAARTQARIDSGRQAIIGVNKYPPERPDNIEILKVDNSAVREAQVARLKELRAERDAGEVRRRLDALTEAGRRNEGNLLALAIDAARAKATVGEISDALEKVFGRYEATVRSVSGVYSSEAGKDAQGITEARAAADAFLERFGRRPRILIAKMGQDGHDRGQKVIATAFADLGFDVDIGPLFQTPEESARQAVENDVHVVGASSLAAGHLTLVPQLKKALRDLGREDIMVVVGGVIPAQDYDELRAAGAAAIFGPGTVISKAALELLGKLAAAQEEA, from the coding sequence ATGCGCACCCACGTTCCCAACTTCTCCAGCATCGACTTCGATGCCCCCGAGACGCAGGCGCCCGCGTCCGTCGTCGACACCCAGCGCGGCCGGGCCCAGGCCACCACGCGCGCGGCCGAGCACTGGGACACGCCCGAGGGCATCCCCGTCAAGCCCGTCTACACGCGCGAGGACCTGGCGGACGTCGAGCACCTGGGCTCGCTGCCGGGGCTGGCGCCCTTCGTGCGCGGCCCCTACTCCACGATGTACGTGCAGCAGCCGTGGACGGTGCGGCAGTACGCGGGCTTCTCCACGGCGGAGGCGTCCAACGCGTTCTACCGGCGCAACCTCGCGGCCGGCCAGAAGGGCCTGTCCATCGCCTTCGACCTCGCCACGCACCGGGGCTACGACAGCGACCATCCTCGCGTCGCGGGTGACGTGGGCATGGCGGGCGTGGCCATCGACTCCATCAAGGACATGCGCATCCTGTTCGACCGCATCCCGCTCGACCAGATGAGCGTGTCGATGACGATGAACGGCGCGGTGCTCCCCATCCTCGCGCTCTACGTCGTGGCGGCCGAGGAGCAAGGCGTCCGGCCCGAGCAGCTCAGCGGAACCATCCAGAACGACATCCTCAAGGAGTTCATGGTCCGCAACACGTACATCTACCCGCCGGGCCCGTCGATGCGCATCATCGGCGACATCTTCCGCTTCACGGCGGAGAAGATGCCGCGCTTCAACAGCATCAGCATCAGCGGCTACCACATGCAGGAGGCCGGAGCGACGCAGGACCTGGAGCTCGGCTACACGCTGGCGGACGGTGTGGAGTACGTGCGCGCGGGGCTCGCGGCGGGACTGGACGTGGATGCCTTCGCGCCCCGGCTCTCGTTCTTCTGGGCCATCGGCATGAACTTCTTCATGGAGGTGGCGAAGATGCGCGCGGCCCGGATGATCTGGGCCCGGCTGCTCAAGGGCTTCAAGCCCAGAAGCGACAAGAGCCTGGCGCTGCGCACCCACTCGCAGACCTCCGGCTGGAGCCTCACCGCGCAGGACGTGTTCAACAACGTGGTGCGCACGTGCGTGGAGGCGATGGCGGCCACCCAGGGCCACACGCAGAGCCTGCACACCAACTCGCTCGACGAGGCCATCGCGCTGCCCACCGACTTCAGCGCGCGCATCGCCCGCAACACGCAGCTCTACCTCCAGCTCGAGAGCGGCACGACGCGGGTCATCGACCCGTGGGGCGGCAGCTACTACGTGGAGCGGCTCACGCACGAGCTGGCGCGGAAGGCCTGGGGACACATCCAGGAAGTGGAGGCCCTGGGCGGCATGACCAAGGCCATCGAGGCGGGCCTGCCCAAGCTGCGCATCGAGGAGGCCGCCGCTCGCACCCAGGCGCGCATCGACTCCGGACGCCAGGCCATCATCGGCGTGAACAAGTACCCGCCCGAGCGCCCGGACAACATCGAGATCCTCAAGGTGGACAACTCCGCCGTGCGCGAGGCGCAGGTCGCCAGGCTCAAGGAGCTGCGCGCCGAGCGTGACGCGGGCGAGGTCCGCCGCCGACTGGATGCACTCACCGAGGCGGGCCGGCGCAACGAGGGCAACCTGCTGGCGCTCGCCATCGACGCGGCGCGGGCGAAGGCCACGGTGGGGGAGATCAGCGACGCGCTCGAGAAGGTCTTCGGGCGCTACGAAGCGACGGTGAGGAGCGTGTCCGGCGTGTACTCGAGCGAAGCGGGCAAGGACGCCCAGGGCATCACCGAGGCACGCGCCGCGGCGGACGCGTTCCTGGAGCGCTTCGGCCGCCGTCCTCGCATCCTCATCGCGAAGATGGGTCAGGACGGGCACGACCGCGGCCAGAAGGTCATCGCCACGGCCTTCGCGGACCTGGGCTTCGACGTGGACATCGGGCCCCTGTTCCAGACGCCCGAGGAGTCGGCCCGGCAGGCGGTGGAGAACGACGTGCATGTCGTCGGCGCCAGCTCGCTGGCGGCGGGTCACCTCACCCTGGTGCCGCAGCTCAAGAAGGCGCTGCGCGACCTGGGCCGCGAGGACATCATGGTCGTCGTGGGCGGCGTCATCCCCGCGCAGGACTACGACGAGCTGCGCGCGGCCGGTGCCGCCGCCATCTTCGGCCCGGGCACCGTCATCTCGAAGGCGGCGCTGGAGCTGCTGGGGAAGCTGGCGGCCGCGCAGGAGGAGGCGTGA
- a CDS encoding methylmalonyl-CoA mutase family protein, with protein sequence MSQVPLHIAAEFPPRSLEEWRRLVDKDLKGKPFTVLQSPLEGGLSLQPLYVQQEEAPTPPPPGVAPYLRGTQALGHTEGGWLLCQEYSEPDVALAAKALKADLERGTQGVWLCLGDTHGIPVKDAAALTKLLADVPLASTPVHLEPEAAPRTAATLLLSVAEKAGVAKHTLSGSLGVDPVGILARAGSLPSGVSVSSMLTEAAPLVTTLHESAPELRVLLVSTRAYADAGATSVHELAWAIATGVEYLRGMERAGVSVDVAARSVQFALSVGGQFFPEIAKLRAARLLWAKVVAASGGSPEAQAMRLHARTASANKTQRDPWVNILRTTAESFAAVVAGADSISTSPFDEALGTPDEGARRLARNTQLILRDESSLNRVADPSGGSYYLEQLTSDFARAAWEELRRIEGLGGMEQALAQGDIARVLAETRTARDKAVRTRKQPIVGVSEYPFLGEAPVRREARAPAAASSGLRPTRVAESFEALRDASDRYLTAHGQRPSAFLASLGTVAEHTTRSTWVANALGAGGIESREKHGFADPAATVAAFRESGSTLAVISGPDTLYPEWVPALATQLKAQGARAVAVAGRPGEHEAAFRAAGVDLFIYAGADLVALLTSLHTQLGVA encoded by the coding sequence ATGTCGCAAGTGCCTCTTCACATCGCCGCCGAGTTCCCGCCTCGCTCGCTCGAGGAGTGGCGTCGGCTGGTGGACAAGGACCTGAAGGGCAAGCCCTTCACCGTGCTCCAGTCGCCCCTGGAGGGCGGACTGAGCCTCCAGCCGCTCTACGTCCAGCAGGAGGAGGCCCCCACGCCGCCTCCTCCGGGAGTGGCGCCCTACCTTCGAGGGACCCAGGCCCTGGGCCACACCGAGGGGGGCTGGCTGCTCTGCCAGGAGTACTCCGAGCCCGACGTCGCCCTCGCGGCGAAGGCCCTGAAGGCCGACCTGGAGCGCGGCACCCAGGGCGTGTGGCTGTGCCTGGGTGACACACACGGCATCCCAGTGAAGGACGCGGCCGCGCTGACGAAGCTGCTCGCCGACGTGCCCCTGGCGAGCACGCCCGTGCACCTGGAGCCCGAGGCGGCGCCGCGCACCGCGGCCACCCTGCTGCTGAGCGTGGCCGAGAAGGCCGGCGTCGCGAAGCACACCTTGAGCGGCTCGCTGGGGGTCGACCCGGTGGGCATTCTCGCTCGCGCGGGCTCGCTGCCGAGCGGGGTCTCCGTCTCCTCGATGCTCACCGAGGCGGCCCCCCTCGTCACCACCCTGCACGAGAGCGCCCCGGAGCTGCGTGTGCTGCTCGTCTCCACGCGGGCCTATGCGGACGCGGGCGCCACGTCGGTGCACGAGCTCGCGTGGGCCATCGCCACGGGCGTGGAGTACCTGCGCGGGATGGAGCGCGCGGGCGTGTCTGTGGACGTGGCGGCGCGCTCGGTGCAGTTCGCGCTGTCCGTGGGTGGGCAGTTCTTCCCGGAGATCGCCAAGCTGCGCGCGGCGCGGCTGCTCTGGGCCAAGGTCGTCGCGGCGTCGGGTGGCTCGCCCGAGGCCCAGGCCATGCGGCTGCACGCGCGCACGGCCAGCGCCAACAAGACGCAGCGCGACCCGTGGGTCAACATCCTGCGGACCACCGCGGAGTCCTTCGCCGCCGTCGTCGCGGGCGCGGACAGCATCAGCACCTCGCCCTTCGACGAGGCGCTGGGCACTCCGGACGAAGGCGCGCGCAGGCTCGCGCGCAACACGCAGCTCATCCTGCGCGACGAGTCGAGCCTCAACCGCGTCGCGGACCCGAGCGGTGGCAGCTACTACCTGGAGCAGCTCACGTCCGACTTCGCCCGCGCGGCGTGGGAGGAGCTGCGGCGCATCGAGGGCCTGGGTGGAATGGAGCAGGCCCTGGCGCAAGGCGACATCGCCCGGGTGCTCGCGGAGACGCGCACGGCACGCGACAAGGCGGTGCGCACGCGCAAGCAGCCCATCGTCGGCGTGAGCGAGTACCCCTTCCTCGGCGAGGCCCCCGTGCGTCGCGAGGCCCGCGCGCCAGCGGCCGCGAGCTCCGGCCTGCGCCCCACGCGCGTGGCCGAGTCGTTCGAGGCCCTGCGCGACGCGAGCGACCGGTACCTCACCGCGCACGGGCAGCGCCCCAGTGCGTTCCTCGCAAGCCTGGGCACCGTGGCGGAGCACACCACGCGCTCCACCTGGGTGGCCAATGCGCTGGGCGCCGGAGGCATCGAGTCGCGCGAGAAGCACGGCTTCGCGGACCCCGCCGCCACGGTGGCTGCCTTCCGTGAGTCGGGCTCGACGCTCGCGGTCATCTCTGGGCCGGACACGCTCTATCCGGAGTGGGTGCCGGCGCTGGCCACGCAGCTCAAGGCCCAGGGAGCCCGCGCGGTCGCCGTCGCGGGCCGTCCGGGTGAGCACGAGGCCGCGTTCCGCGCGGCCGGCGTGGACCTCTTCATCTACGCGGGAGCGGACCTGGTCGCGCTCTTGACCTCGCTGCACACGCAGCTCGGAGTGGCCTGA
- a CDS encoding ankyrin repeat domain-containing protein, whose protein sequence is MTEDQLELTNLIRDVKSHHYIEAFVKKDNEAEYQTRLAKERAENEVTLGKIRELLASGVSLAFADQNNHTPLQLAVTQNSVELIQLLMAHGADIRAVSGYDTPLHRAAEFGADRVVRFLIEQGLDPRGLSPGGASVLSRARSSRHSREVPALLVELLLPTKSLRPPPPKKAKGLSEEKVVGYLAGDAPTGVKPWSWSKLRALMDAVYVEAHFVTLNEFYAGIEEQSAMNPDLVFAGIGLVRAALAEAPKAKSVKKVAKGSYVHHGDLEVTGNLSVGSMMVTGNLTVKGKVDNFVGAALFVGGDFKCERFVSEGPVIIGGGLEADLVEVSGNDYGLEVRGTLRARKLVVNDRHVVTAAGFEVQEREDP, encoded by the coding sequence ATGACAGAAGACCAGCTCGAGCTGACGAACCTCATCCGCGACGTCAAGAGCCACCACTACATCGAGGCCTTCGTCAAGAAGGACAACGAGGCCGAGTATCAGACGCGGCTCGCCAAGGAGCGCGCCGAGAACGAGGTGACGCTCGGGAAGATTCGCGAGCTGCTCGCCTCGGGCGTGAGCCTGGCCTTCGCCGACCAGAACAACCATACGCCGCTTCAGCTCGCGGTCACCCAGAACAGCGTCGAGCTCATCCAGCTCTTGATGGCGCATGGCGCGGACATCCGTGCCGTCAGCGGCTACGACACGCCGCTGCATCGCGCGGCGGAGTTCGGCGCGGACCGCGTGGTGCGCTTCCTCATCGAGCAGGGACTGGACCCGCGGGGGCTGTCTCCCGGTGGTGCCAGTGTCCTCTCCCGTGCGAGGTCCTCGCGGCACAGCCGGGAGGTTCCAGCGCTCCTCGTGGAGTTGCTCCTGCCCACCAAGTCCCTGCGGCCTCCTCCGCCGAAGAAGGCCAAGGGCCTGTCGGAGGAGAAGGTCGTTGGCTATCTCGCCGGCGACGCCCCCACAGGGGTGAAGCCGTGGTCCTGGTCGAAGCTGCGCGCGCTGATGGATGCGGTGTACGTGGAGGCGCACTTCGTCACGCTCAATGAGTTCTACGCGGGCATCGAGGAGCAGTCCGCGATGAACCCGGACCTCGTCTTCGCTGGCATCGGCCTGGTTCGGGCCGCGCTCGCCGAGGCCCCCAAGGCCAAGAGCGTGAAGAAGGTCGCGAAGGGGAGCTACGTGCACCATGGCGACCTGGAAGTGACGGGCAACCTGAGCGTGGGCTCGATGATGGTGACGGGGAACCTGACCGTGAAGGGCAAGGTCGACAACTTCGTTGGCGCCGCGCTCTTCGTCGGAGGCGACTTCAAGTGCGAGCGCTTCGTCTCCGAGGGGCCGGTCATCATCGGAGGCGGCCTGGAGGCGGACCTCGTCGAGGTGAGCGGCAACGACTACGGGCTCGAGGTCCGAGGCACGCTCCGGGCCCGCAAGCTCGTCGTCAACGACAGGCACGTGGTCACCGCGGCGGGGTTCGAGGTCCAGGAGCGCGAGGACCCCTGA
- a CDS encoding DUF2378 family protein yields MPTEVTVQATLFDSLVRCAKPDAAQRAEFLALGFDADKPRATYPSSVFMGCQAVVLRTKYAGLAPNAALRELGRDLVRSYFDTLVGKVVGMALKVAGPERAMKRVALSFSSVMDPVDIQVEFVAAQQYRVKFRRYPFPAESAAGTCEVALQQAGAASARVEVERYDSLEGFDLRVGW; encoded by the coding sequence ATGCCGACTGAAGTCACTGTGCAGGCGACGTTGTTCGACTCCCTGGTCCGTTGCGCGAAGCCCGATGCCGCCCAGCGCGCCGAGTTCCTCGCGCTCGGGTTCGACGCCGACAAGCCGCGCGCCACATATCCCTCCTCGGTGTTCATGGGCTGTCAGGCCGTGGTGCTGCGCACGAAGTACGCCGGGCTGGCGCCGAACGCCGCCCTGCGGGAGCTGGGCCGGGACCTGGTGCGCAGCTACTTCGACACGCTGGTGGGCAAGGTGGTGGGCATGGCCCTCAAGGTGGCCGGCCCGGAGCGTGCGATGAAGCGCGTGGCGCTCAGCTTCAGCTCGGTGATGGACCCGGTGGATATCCAGGTGGAGTTCGTGGCAGCCCAGCAGTACCGCGTGAAGTTCCGCCGCTACCCGTTCCCCGCGGAGTCCGCCGCGGGGACGTGTGAGGTGGCGCTCCAGCAAGCGGGCGCCGCGAGCGCTCGCGTGGAGGTTGAGCGCTACGACTCGCTCGAGGGCTTCGACCTGCGCGTCGGCTGGTGA
- a CDS encoding ABC transporter permease/M1 family aminopeptidase → MISALATFELRRRVKMISTWVYAALLSGASLLLMLAMGGVFKSVSASSGSEKVFANSPHTLFASINVFSLFGLLIVAAVFGQAAYQDFGHKTWMLVFTKNVKKTPYLLGRFLGAYVFSAGLMLALIPGLLLGAAGVWLVDKAQLAPHQTLAYVWPYLLGVWPTLFFGGALFFSLAALTRRMAPVYVGVVVLVLGYLVLSAAMSDVANQTLASLLDPFGFITFEHVTRYWTPTERNSDLVPFAGELLLNRLLWCTVGALLLGFTVLRFRTDVEEHSDSKPAQKEERLDAPVAVSTAATNPTFGSWARTAASSAWLSFRDVIRSPVYWAFLLAGLATVILIMLVSKDMYGTFTLPVTWQALEQASGAFRPFVLILITFYAGELVWKERDAGLGDIVDATRAPTWVGYSSKLGALLLVALSLKATIALAVFVTQVFRGFFTIDASLYVSELLLLDFTHDILLCVLAFFAQVVIHQKYLAYLVMVLHFAAQAALGLVGVEELLVRYAAEPAAPYSDLNGYGHFLGAVVWYRLYWYGLATLLVAIGALLVVRGRGTSWKERLIEARARRTSSWMRVVAVASLVFVGTGAFITYHTRILNPYVTRKDDERQMARYEKEYKSFATLPHPRVTAVDVTFHIHPKERRLEALGTYRVRNKTEQPVSQVLLSLPTDARVRKLSLAGADRATKHDEPLGLYVYDLPSPLAPGAEADLVFDLEFAPASLKHGSTRSDIVENGTFFHSTNLPTLGYQEDAELVEDGDRKEYGLAPKERLPDRDDPKAKAQNYITPDSDFVTFRATVSTSADQIAVAPGYLEKEWTEGDRRFFRYEMDQPILKFFSVLSARYAVARDTWKDVALEVYHHPPHTYNLDRMMRGMKDTLAYCSESFGPYQHRQARILEFPRYSVFAQAFPNTIPYSEAIGFIAQVRDDHPDDLDYPYYVTAHEIAHQWWAHQVVGARAQGGTMTSESLAQYSALMVMKHRYGQTKMKRFLKFELDRYLGGRAMERKKEVPLSRVENQPYIHYQKGSLAMYALQDFIGEERVNRALKRYVEKVRFQGPPYTGSAELLGFLREETPPEYQYLIEDLFDTITLYDNRAVSATMRQNTQGGWDVTLKVIAKKYRADESGRQTELTFSDWMDVGALDDKGEALFLEKRKVKAGESEVTFTVPSKPAVVGVDPLNKLIDRTSGDNVTEPSEAPALALGAPTQP, encoded by the coding sequence ATGATCAGCGCACTCGCGACCTTCGAGCTGCGGCGCCGGGTCAAGATGATCTCGACCTGGGTCTATGCCGCCCTCCTTTCGGGCGCCAGCCTCCTGCTCATGCTGGCGATGGGTGGCGTCTTCAAGAGCGTCTCCGCGAGCTCCGGCTCCGAGAAGGTCTTCGCCAACAGCCCGCACACGCTCTTCGCCTCCATCAACGTCTTCTCCCTCTTCGGCCTGCTCATCGTCGCGGCCGTCTTCGGCCAGGCCGCCTACCAGGACTTCGGACACAAGACCTGGATGCTCGTCTTCACGAAGAACGTGAAGAAGACGCCGTACCTGCTCGGCCGGTTCCTGGGCGCCTACGTCTTCAGCGCGGGGCTCATGCTGGCGCTGATTCCCGGCCTCCTCCTGGGCGCCGCTGGCGTGTGGCTCGTCGACAAGGCGCAGCTGGCGCCACACCAGACGCTCGCGTACGTGTGGCCCTACCTGCTGGGCGTCTGGCCCACGCTGTTCTTCGGGGGAGCCCTGTTCTTCTCCCTGGCCGCGCTCACGCGCCGCATGGCCCCCGTCTACGTGGGCGTGGTGGTGCTGGTGCTCGGATACCTGGTGCTCAGCGCCGCCATGTCGGACGTGGCGAACCAGACCCTGGCCTCCCTCCTGGACCCCTTCGGCTTCATCACCTTCGAGCACGTGACGAGGTACTGGACGCCCACCGAGCGCAACAGCGACCTCGTCCCCTTCGCTGGAGAGCTGCTGCTCAATCGGCTCCTCTGGTGCACGGTCGGCGCGCTGCTCCTGGGCTTCACCGTGCTTCGGTTCCGCACCGACGTGGAGGAGCACTCGGACAGCAAGCCGGCCCAGAAGGAAGAGCGCCTCGATGCGCCCGTCGCCGTCTCCACCGCCGCGACGAACCCCACCTTCGGGAGCTGGGCACGCACCGCCGCCTCCTCCGCGTGGCTGTCCTTCCGGGACGTGATTCGCTCGCCCGTGTACTGGGCCTTCCTGTTGGCGGGGCTCGCCACCGTCATCCTCATCATGCTGGTGTCGAAGGACATGTACGGGACCTTCACCCTGCCGGTGACGTGGCAGGCGCTGGAGCAGGCCTCGGGGGCCTTCCGTCCCTTCGTCCTCATCCTCATCACCTTCTACGCGGGTGAGCTCGTGTGGAAGGAGCGCGACGCGGGGCTCGGCGACATCGTGGACGCGACGCGCGCGCCCACGTGGGTCGGCTACTCCTCGAAGCTGGGTGCCCTGCTGCTCGTGGCGCTCTCGCTCAAGGCCACCATCGCGCTCGCCGTGTTCGTCACGCAGGTGTTCCGAGGCTTCTTCACCATCGACGCCTCGCTGTACGTCTCCGAGCTCCTGCTGCTCGACTTCACCCACGACATCCTGCTGTGCGTGCTGGCCTTCTTCGCGCAGGTCGTCATCCACCAGAAGTACCTCGCGTACCTGGTGATGGTGCTCCACTTCGCCGCGCAGGCCGCGCTGGGACTGGTGGGGGTGGAGGAGCTGCTCGTGCGCTACGCGGCCGAGCCCGCCGCGCCCTACTCGGACCTGAACGGGTACGGCCACTTCCTGGGCGCCGTCGTCTGGTACCGCCTCTACTGGTACGGCCTGGCCACCCTCCTGGTCGCCATCGGCGCGTTGCTCGTCGTCCGGGGACGGGGGACCTCGTGGAAGGAGCGGCTCATCGAGGCACGCGCGCGGCGCACCTCGAGCTGGATGCGGGTCGTCGCCGTGGCCTCGCTCGTCTTCGTGGGGACGGGCGCGTTCATCACGTACCACACACGCATCCTCAATCCGTACGTCACCCGGAAGGACGACGAGCGGCAGATGGCGCGCTACGAGAAGGAATACAAGTCCTTCGCCACCCTGCCCCATCCGCGAGTCACCGCCGTGGACGTCACGTTCCACATCCACCCGAAGGAGCGCCGGCTGGAGGCCCTGGGCACCTATCGCGTCCGCAACAAGACCGAGCAGCCCGTGTCCCAGGTCCTCCTGTCGCTGCCCACCGACGCGCGCGTGCGCAAGCTGAGCCTCGCGGGCGCGGACCGGGCGACGAAGCACGACGAGCCGCTGGGCCTGTACGTCTACGACCTGCCCTCTCCGCTGGCACCGGGCGCCGAGGCGGACCTCGTCTTCGATCTGGAGTTCGCTCCGGCCTCGCTGAAGCACGGCTCCACGCGCTCGGACATCGTGGAGAACGGCACGTTCTTCCACAGCACCAACCTGCCCACGCTGGGCTACCAGGAGGACGCGGAGCTGGTCGAGGACGGCGACCGCAAGGAGTACGGCCTCGCGCCGAAGGAGCGGCTCCCGGACCGGGACGACCCGAAGGCCAAGGCCCAGAACTACATCACGCCGGACTCGGACTTCGTCACGTTCCGGGCCACGGTGAGCACGTCCGCGGACCAGATCGCCGTGGCACCGGGCTACCTGGAGAAGGAGTGGACGGAGGGGGACCGCCGCTTCTTCCGCTACGAGATGGACCAGCCCATCCTCAAGTTCTTCTCCGTGCTGTCCGCGCGCTACGCCGTGGCGCGAGACACCTGGAAGGACGTGGCGCTGGAGGTCTACCACCACCCGCCCCACACCTATAACCTCGACCGGATGATGCGCGGCATGAAGGACACGCTGGCGTATTGCTCGGAGAGCTTCGGCCCCTACCAGCACCGCCAGGCCCGCATCCTCGAGTTCCCCCGCTACAGCGTCTTCGCGCAGGCCTTCCCCAACACGATTCCGTACTCGGAGGCCATCGGCTTCATCGCCCAGGTGCGCGATGACCACCCCGATGACCTGGACTACCCCTACTACGTCACCGCGCACGAGATTGCCCACCAGTGGTGGGCGCACCAGGTGGTCGGCGCACGCGCTCAAGGCGGCACCATGACGTCGGAGTCGCTGGCCCAGTACTCCGCGCTCATGGTGATGAAGCACCGGTACGGCCAGACGAAGATGAAGCGCTTCCTCAAGTTCGAGCTGGACCGCTACCTCGGCGGCCGCGCGATGGAGCGGAAGAAGGAGGTGCCGCTGTCCCGCGTGGAGAACCAGCCGTACATCCACTACCAGAAGGGCAGCCTCGCCATGTACGCGCTGCAGGACTTCATCGGCGAGGAGCGCGTCAACCGCGCCCTGAAGCGCTACGTGGAGAAGGTCCGCTTCCAGGGGCCTCCGTACACGGGCTCCGCGGAGCTGCTGGGCTTCCTGCGCGAGGAGACGCCGCCGGAGTACCAGTACCTCATCGAGGACCTCTTCGACACCATCACCCTCTACGACAACCGCGCCGTGTCCGCGACGATGCGGCAGAACACGCAAGGCGGCTGGGACGTCACGCTCAAGGTCATCGCCAAGAAGTATCGGGCCGACGAGTCGGGCCGCCAGACGGAGCTGACCTTCTCGGACTGGATGGACGTGGGCGCGCTCGACGACAAGGGCGAAGCGCTGTTCCTGGAGAAGCGCAAGGTGAAGGCGGGTGAGTCGGAGGTCACCTTCACGGTGCCGTCGAAGCCCGCCGTCGTCGGTGTGGACCCGCTCAACAAGCTCATCGACCGCACGTCGGGCGACAACGTGACGGAGCCCTCCGAGGCCCCCGCACTCGCGCTCGGAGCCCCCACGCAGCCGTGA